In the Candidatus Saccharibacteria bacterium oral taxon 488 genome, one interval contains:
- a CDS encoding restriction endonuclease subunit S: MPNIGRSACFSLDLSKIIVTDTEVVDPRYLFYYLKSPLAREYMLAHSNGSTVVHLSVKAVPNMELNLPSLDQQKKIANILGSLDEKIELNRRMNETLEQLGQALFRHYFVDNPEARSWDKKPLDEIANFLNGLAMQKYPKINGQPTLPVIKIREMSSGITDSTDIASANIPEEYIIHDGDLLFSWSGTLMVRFWSGGDGALNQHLFKVTSDKYPEWLYYYWTKYHLDQFISIAKSKATTMGHIQRKHLKQAEVIMPPNIKEMTLELAPIIDQIKTNLFEINSLVNIRDALLPKLISGEIEI, translated from the coding sequence ATGCCGAATATAGGCAGAAGTGCTTGTTTTTCGTTGGATCTGTCAAAAATAATAGTGACAGATACAGAAGTCGTCGATCCTAGGTATCTTTTTTATTATCTAAAGTCTCCACTTGCTCGAGAATATATGTTAGCACATAGTAATGGCAGCACAGTAGTGCACTTATCGGTCAAAGCGGTGCCTAACATGGAACTTAATCTGCCATCTCTCGACCAGCAAAAGAAAATTGCCAATATCCTCGGCAGTCTTGATGAAAAAATTGAGCTCAATCGCCGCATGAACGAAACCCTCGAGCAGCTCGGTCAAGCTCTCTTTCGTCATTATTTTGTTGATAATCCTGAGGCGAGGAGTTGGGACAAAAAACCACTTGATGAAATAGCTAATTTCTTGAATGGTTTAGCTATGCAAAAATATCCAAAAATCAATGGACAACCAACTCTTCCTGTAATAAAAATTAGAGAGATGTCTAGTGGAATAACGGACTCTACTGATATCGCCAGTGCTAATATTCCGGAAGAGTATATCATACATGATGGTGATTTGTTGTTCTCGTGGTCTGGTACGTTGATGGTTAGGTTTTGGAGTGGTGGAGATGGTGCGCTTAATCAACACCTGTTTAAAGTCACCTCAGATAAATATCCTGAATGGCTATATTACTATTGGACAAAATATCACCTAGATCAGTTTATATCAATTGCTAAATCAAAAGCTACAACTATGGGTCATATTCAACGAAAACATCTAAAACAGGCTGAGGTTATAATGCCGCCTAATATTAAAGAGATGACCTTGGAGCTTGCGCCGATAATTGATCAAATAAAAACTAATTTATTTGAGATTAATTCTCTCGTGAATATTCGTGACGCACTTTTACCAAAACTAATTAGTGGAGAGATTGAAATATGA
- a CDS encoding AAA family ATPase: MIKSVQFVNFRNLDRKYEFRERLNIVTGVNNGGKTNLLDGIRLAFSTIDGSYFRVNKSDFLDSDDSRPIKIYIELEYDSIPSFNYEDENSKQRCGFRVRIRKTKSGYYVKELAHYNGNPIDRDIILDDLESIPNVYPVPLYRVEDLYTPGLSVGLASFLDSEEGYSEIKEKARKSIKQEISAKENKFKELTSGFTDNLNIEVANPSISNEKIFIVDGDKEHSANIGAGYRSVANMFLCTLDDKTNILLIDEIENHIHPSLLRSLIRKLDSIENLFIVATTHSPVALNELNVKSLIEISCGSLNNMDSETIRKLNTFLHPGRGELIISENIVLVEGYTEELIIKNYVVNNNKNWTVINVAGVMFEPYVRLAHLLNKKIIVISDDDRSNTKDGTPTKRFNSLKKLCDELSVTLVQVYNTLETELYKEGFLNGLSDLLKKKSETKDYMVAKSKRKTEIALKIIEDGVNLSSWRVIQSIEDEFGGN; the protein is encoded by the coding sequence ATGATTAAGAGTGTTCAATTTGTTAATTTCAGAAACCTAGATAGAAAATACGAATTTAGAGAAAGACTTAATATAGTTACTGGCGTTAATAATGGCGGCAAAACTAATCTTTTAGATGGGATAAGATTGGCATTTAGTACCATAGATGGAAGTTATTTCAGAGTAAACAAGAGCGATTTTCTTGATAGCGATGACAGTAGGCCGATAAAGATATATATTGAACTAGAATATGATTCAATTCCAAGCTTCAACTATGAGGATGAAAATAGTAAACAGCGGTGTGGCTTTAGGGTGAGAATAAGGAAAACGAAGAGTGGATATTATGTCAAAGAACTTGCTCACTATAATGGTAATCCCATTGATCGAGATATTATTTTGGACGATTTAGAGTCAATACCTAATGTATACCCAGTGCCGCTGTATAGGGTAGAAGATTTGTATACTCCCGGCCTAAGCGTCGGACTTGCATCATTTCTAGACTCGGAAGAAGGCTACAGTGAAATAAAGGAGAAGGCAAGAAAATCTATAAAGCAAGAAATCTCAGCAAAGGAAAATAAATTTAAAGAATTAACATCTGGTTTTACCGATAATCTTAATATAGAAGTTGCAAACCCTTCAATTTCAAATGAAAAGATCTTTATAGTTGATGGAGATAAGGAGCATAGTGCTAATATAGGCGCTGGTTATCGTAGTGTTGCAAACATGTTCCTCTGTACGCTAGATGATAAAACTAATATTTTACTTATAGATGAGATTGAGAATCATATCCATCCGTCTCTACTAAGATCCTTAATTAGGAAGCTAGATAGTATAGAAAACTTATTTATTGTTGCTACAACTCATTCCCCGGTAGCATTAAATGAACTCAATGTTAAATCTTTAATCGAGATAAGTTGTGGATCGTTAAATAATATGGATTCAGAAACAATAAGAAAATTAAATACATTTTTGCATCCAGGACGTGGTGAGCTTATAATATCTGAGAATATAGTCTTGGTAGAGGGGTATACGGAAGAACTGATAATCAAGAACTATGTAGTAAACAATAACAAAAATTGGACTGTAATAAATGTGGCTGGCGTTATGTTTGAGCCGTATGTGCGATTGGCCCACTTATTAAATAAGAAAATTATTGTTATTAGCGATGACGACCGGTCTAATACTAAAGACGGGACGCCAACCAAGCGGTTTAATAGCTTAAAGAAATTGTGCGATGAGTTGAGTGTGACATTGGTGCAAGTCTACAATACTCTCGAAACGGAACTTTATAAAGAAGGTTTTTTGAACGGACTTAGTGATTTATTAAAAAAGAAGTCGGAAACAAAAGACTACATGGTTGCTAAAAGTAAACGTAAGACAGAGATAGCGTTAAAGATAATTGAAGATGGTGTCAATTTATCTAGCTGGCGCGTTATACAGAGTATAGAAGATGAATTCGGAGGTAATTAA